From a single Saimiri boliviensis isolate mSaiBol1 chromosome 7, mSaiBol1.pri, whole genome shotgun sequence genomic region:
- the FAM186B gene encoding protein FAM186B — MEKDDPPQLVTPTSVKAIILRIEAAQLTRAQEDISTRLSHISDNVNCVINRFQEKLGYDLKEKAKYQTEPKAKKRFILLDKIASFSKDAKMKEKHLYDILRWLGDWGDTLTYEIGPRKSEEEEAALDEWIEATEKVLPLSLIATKRGIESLTALCSTLIEGQKKRSQVSERTFWQGWRGRSPQTSPPHPQPLSPEQMLQDQQSMNTKALEVTSMLQELLDSTMFSKGEVRAIRYMAAMVENLNRALILQHKENRSLETKYRRLQMQVTKELSSQRLHFQQFVQVLESRSGALLKQVEILAGRYHDLLLKKQDLEFQLKKAQTATGQAEDLAEVSVDSPGTPERKTLPRKETVMEETQQESTKEEQLFSPLPPAPMATVQDNGATAAGHQLLSTMTVHSRVADMFSSQDTEGLEPVFLSLVDHRFPKKWERPAAESSGHKDEDQEDYFQEKEGLQIKFHSKEQLSLESSRQVPSESQEEPWEEELSWDKRRQLWLEEEEMWQQRQKTWALLEQEHQEKLRQWKLEDLAREQQQKWVQLEKEQESPRREPEQRGEDVERRIFTVTSRWRDLEKPELSLVPAPSRAQSAHQSRRPHLPTSPSTLQPALGKQRPMSSVASMHRPRARQVPTRPKKSASFPITGTSIQRLSRPSLQISPATRKKKVYHMDMEAQRKNLQLLSEESEMGLPHYLRSKALELTTTTMELGTLRLQYLCHKYIFYRHLQSLRQEVINHIQIMRETGASSKTQNLHIFLENINHLQVLRLQAWTGKQRVLEEKRQECLSSMVAMFPKLQLEWNIHLNIPEATSPKPKKCKLPAASPRHICPSGPTYKQPFQSKHWECVPLQMARQQGKQMEAVWKTEVASSSHPIEKKTPASLPWDQLWGHPDIPRLLALDV; from the exons ATGGAGAAAGATGACCCCCCACAGTTGGTGACTCCTACATCAGTGAAAGCCATCATCTTGAGGATTGAGGCTGCCCAGCTAACTCGGGCTCAAGAG GATATTTCTACTCGGCTCTCACACATTTCAGACAACGTCAATTGTGTTATCAACCGCTTCCAGGAAAAATTAGgatatgatttaaaagaaaaggcaaaatacCAGACAGAGCCAAAGGCCAAGAAGAGATTCATCTTGCTGGACAAAATTGCCTCCTTCTCCAAAGATGCTAAGATGAAGGAGAAGCACCTGTATGACATTCTCCGCTGGCTGGGTGACTGGG GTGACACTCTGACCTATGAGATCGGGCCCAGGAAGagtgaagaggaagaagcagcCCTGGATGAATGGATTGAGGCGACTGAGAAAGTGCTACCTCTCTCCCTCATTGCCACCAAAAGAGGCATCGAGTCACTCACTGCTCTTTGCTCCACTCTCATTGAAGGACAAAAGAAAAGGTCACAAG TGTCCGAACGCACCTTCTGGCAGGGCTGGCGGGGAAGAAGCCCACAGACATCTCCACCCCATCCTCAGCCACTGAGCCCAGAACAGATGCTCCAGGACCAGCAGAGCATGAACACTAAGGCCTTGGAGGTGACGTCCATGCTGCAGGAGCTCCTGGACTCGACCATGTTCAGCAAGGGGGAGGTCAGGGCCATCAGATACATGGCCGCTATGGTGGAGAACCTCAACAGGGCCTTGATCCTCCAACACAAGGAGAACCGGAGCCTGGAGACCAAATACAGGCGCCTGCAAATGCAGGTGACCAAAGAGCTCAGCAGCCAGAGGCTGCACTTCCAGCAGTTCGTGCAAGTCCTTGAGAGCAGGAGCGGTGCTCTGCTGAAGCAAGTAGAGATCCTAGCGGGAAGGTACCATGACCTTCTCCTGAAGAAGCAGGACTTGGAGTTCCAATTGAAGAAGGCTCAGACTGCTACAGGTCAAGCAGAAGACCTGGCTGAGGTTTCTGTGGACTCCCCGGGTACCCCTGAGAGAAAGACCTtgccaaggaaagaaacagtcatGGAGGAAACCCAACAGGAATCTACAAAGGAGGAGCAGTTGTTCTCACCACTTCCCCCAGCTCCCATGGCCACGGTGCAGGACAATGGTGCTACAGCTGCAGGGCACCAGCTGCTTTCCACCATGACCGTGCACTCAAGGGTCGCAGATATGTTCAGCAGCCAGGACACCGAGGGCCTTGAGCCTGTGTTTCTATCCTTAGTGGATCACAGGTTTCCCAAGAAATGGGAAAGACCAGCGGCAGAAAGCTCCGGCCACAAAGACGAAGACCAGGAGGACTACTTCCAGGAGAAGGAAGGACTCCAAATTAAGTTCCATTCTAAGGAGCAGCTGTCTCTAGAGAGCTCCAGGCAGGTGCCCTCGGAGAGCCAAGAGGAGCCCTGGGAGGAGGAACTCAGCTGGGACAAGCGGAGGCAGCtgtggctggaggaggaggagatgtggCAGCAGCGGCAGAAGACGTGGGCCCTGCTGGAGCAGGAGCACCAGGAGAAGCTGCGGCAGTGGAAGCTGGAAGACCTGGCAAGGGAGCAGCAGCAGAAATGGGTCCAGCTGGAAAAGGAGCAGGAGAGCCCAAGGAGAGAGCCGGAGCAGCGAGGGGAGGATGTGGAGAGGAGGATCTTCACAGTCACCAGTCGATGGAGGGACTTGGAGAAGCCAGAGCTATCGTTAGTGCCTGCCCCTAGCCGGGCCCAATCTGCTCACCAAAGCCGGAGGCCACACTTGCCCACATCTCCTAGTACCCTGCAGCCTGCCCTGGGAAAGCAGAGACCTATGAGTTCAGTGGCATCTATGCACAGACCACGAGCCCGCCAAGTTCCCACGAGGCCCAAGAAATCTGCCTCCTTTCCTATCACTGGGACATCCATCCAAAGGCTGTCCCGGCCCTCTTTGCAGATATCCCCTGCAACTCGTAAGAAGAAGGTGTACCACATGGACATGGAGGCCCAGAGAAAGAACCTGCAGCTCCTGAGTGAGGAGTCTGAGATGGGGCTGCCCCACTACCTGCGCAGCAAGGCGCTGGagctcaccaccaccaccatggaGCTGGGCACGCTCAGGCTGCAGTACCTGTGCCATAAGTACATCTTCTACAGACACCTCCAGAGCCTCCG gcAAGAAGTGATCAACCACATACAAATCATGAGAGAAACGGGGGCTTCCTCCAAGACCCAAAACCTCCACATCTTCTTGGAAAACATCAACCACCTGCAGGTGCTCAGGTTGCAGGCCTGGACAGGCAAGCAGAGGGTCCTGGAGGAGAAGCGCCAAGAGTGCCTGAGCAGCATGGTGGCCATGTTTCCCAAG CTCCAGCTGGAGTGGAACATTCACCTGAACATCCCTGAGGCAACCTCGCCAAAGCCGAAGAAATGCAAGTTGCCTGCAGCCTCACCCCGGCACATCTGCCCCAGCGGCCCCACCTACAAGCAGCCCTTTCAGTCCAAGCACTGGGAATGTGTGCCCCTTCAGATGGCCCG CCAACAGGGGAAGCAGATGGAGGCCGTCTGGAAGACCGAGGTGGCCTCCTCCAGTCACCCAATAGAAAAAAAGACCCCTGCCAGTCTTCCCTGGGACCAGCTGTGGGGACACCCAGATATTCCCCGACTGTTGGCACTGGATGTGTAG